The following nucleotide sequence is from Mytilus galloprovincialis chromosome 12, xbMytGall1.hap1.1, whole genome shotgun sequence.
AATTCATCACATTTAAAATAGAGGATATCAATGAAGGTAATTCTTGACTTATATTTCGAACTAAAGTTAAATTGAGGACAgatctttttgacaacaaataCGAGATGTCAGATTCCCAATTACCAACCTtccatttttaccttttaaaatttCAGTAGCTGGTATATACCACTCAGTTGATATGctgtttcttttttatctttagaaTTTTTCTTGGTACAGTGTTGCTGCTTATAATGGAGCTGTTAAAACATTAAGGGCCAAGTAAAAAGACGGAAGCCGTCTAGGTTTTGTAAAGTATTTGTTTCTCAGATGGAGGCGACTATCAAATTTGACTTTCCACTCTGTTTGTAATAATATTAGCAAGGCGAACTTTGACACAGGTAAAGCAAGATCTGTTTATCCTCTAGGAGCATCTGGGATTATCTTATATTTTCGGTTCGGCTCGTATTTCTCAGTCTTTGAATTTAAGGTTTTAACTTCATGTTGATTCTATGTctgtcgtttttttttcttttcaaatgacCTTGTCCGTTTGTTTTTGGTTTATTACTTTGAACGTCATTTAAGTTTCTTTAATCCTCTACTTTTTGTTTACATGAgagttcatttaaaaataattgtgttgttcTACAAAATACTTGGCTACTTAGAAGTCGCGCATTGTCAGAGTTAAAAATTTTACCTCAGCGGATATGTGAGCACATTCAAAAAGTTCCTCCAAATAGTTGATTGTTTGAATGCATTTACCTCCTTTGAGGAAAAATTCATAGTAAAGTCAcgtaaaatacatttaaacatttaatattttaggTGTGGCCGATCTTAAGCTTACTGATGGAATGTATGGTACCGTTCTTATAAGACATAATGGAGTTTGGGGTACAGTTTGCGATGACGGTTTTGATACAAATGAAGCGAGAGTTATATGCCGTATGCTTGGATACCCGAACCAGTAACTATAATTCTACTTATCGTACTTTTATATGATAAATCAGATGAAAAAGATGAGTCTTATATATCACTACACTGATGGATAACTACATTAGCCTACGATTGTCGGCAAAGAATTTAAGGAagctcgcttgtcatgtttttgagttttggtcagattttcggcATCctctgtttttatatatttgaatgccttaacaaattttgtccggtgacccccatttttctttttataattcttttacatgtgtaatgataagctgtctgttaaagtcttataaaattttgattattttttaatagtttttgaggacttGAACTTgttaatgataaagctatgaaaagtcaagagtaaacatttgcccaacaaaatttcaatggcttatatctcaaaaacaagcatggtgacctatatattttttttctcttttgattcctttattaatcccctatcaatgtATGCTAGTGTTATAAAAAGtcaattactttgaaactgagaagccaactCCATTAACGtgacgaaaagaaaaaaaatacaatacattttCCATAATGAATATCTACtttgttaaataaaaatttacTAGCAATAATTATTACTTTAATTATGCAGTATGTTATGTCATTTAAGATACAATCTAGAGAATGTCAATTTTCCATGTactttgtttgtttctttttgttgcgaaactttttgtttaaactgtttgttttctttCGAAGCGACAGTTTTTTGTCTTGCTTTTTAAAAATCGGGTCTTGATTACAagcaaattatataaaatattttgtattattcttGCATATTTGATagtcatttcatttcataaatattaaagtttttaataaagATTCAAATCGTTACAAACAATGGACGAGAAAATATGTATATCACTTGTATTCCATTTTGTGAATGATAAGCTGAGCATGATAATTAACATATCAATTGTATTTTGCACCGTTATATTCTTTTATCAAAATGGTTTATTTCTAGTCTAAAATATTTGGACTATTTTTAGCGATACACAACATCTGAAGTCTTCTGTTTCAGAAATGCACTACAGTTACAAGGCGCAAAATTTGGCCAGGGAACCGGAAAAATTTGGATGGAAGATTTAGGTTGTGGAGGAGGAGAGTCTAGTTTATTTTCATGTTCATTCGGGGGATGGGGAAATCACGACTGTACCCACACAGAGGACGCTGGTGTAGCATGTGGTGGTAAGATAAAGTTTTAATTAAATGTATATGCTAATAGCCATTTGAGTAAACATCAAGGGTTCTTAACATCATACAAAGTCACAAAGATAATTAATTCTAAACACAACTGCAccgattaaaagaaaaaaaatatgaaataattgaaATGATCATTAGAAAAGGCTCATGATtcttgtattttatctaatttatCTAAATCATTCTTTATTATAGATTCTAATAGATGATAGGTTTGATTTGTGGGCCTATTAACAATGACATTTTAGATAAAAGATGTTTTTATAATagaataaaactgagaatggaaatagggaatgtgtcaaagggacaacaacccgaccatagaaaaaacaacagcagaaggtcaacaacaggtcttcaatgtagcgagaaactcctgcacccggaggcgtccttcagatggcccctaaataaatgtatttattaatttACACATGCACATAGacacaatataaacaaaacatgtgCCATTCAATTGTACCATATACATTTTCCTATAGAACTGTGaatttaaagcaatatttatCGATGTGTATATCTGAATAATCGATTCAGACCATCCACTTCAAGGTGAACAGAAACATGTCTTGTTTCGTCAGTTGGTCAGCACACTCATTATTTGTTACTGGCAAACAATATTATGCAGTTCAAATAACAGACATTTTAAGTTCTGATGAAGAGAGGCCATCTAAAAAGTTACATTtagaattttgtaaattttcacgtGAGTGAGACAACAAAAATGCATCTTTACATGAAGCTGAAGCTTAACAAAATGCTtaataaggaaaagaaaaataTCCTGTATTTTATCTAAAGAGTTTTGCATGTAGTAAACTAAATCCTTTATTTAAACGAACTTAGTTTGTAAACACTACAGCAGAATACCCCTGGTATAAATAATCAACACCATTCTAatgcaagtttaattttttacattaCACAAATTCAACACGCGTTTAAACCTGAATACAAAGGTTTTCATTTAtagattttgtaaaaataaataaaaaaatgtagcCTGAAAATTTTGTTCATACAAagtacaaaaatgatgaaaaatgtaAACAGTCAGTCGGAGGAAGACAGGGTATTGTTAAGTGtgcatacaaaaatgttttataagaaaGACGTGCATATTTGTCACCTCTAATTTCTTGTATAACTTATGGTATCACAACAGTGTCATGTTATAGTAAgttatgcattttttatataaataaggccgttagttttctcgtttgaattgttttacattgtcatattggggccttttatagctgactatgcggtatgagtttgctcattgttgaaggccgtacgatgacctatggttgttaatgtctgtgtcattttggtctcttgtggacagttgtctcattggcaatcatatcacgtcttcttttttatatgtgcCTTCATAGTGAAAATAGCcacttaattttttaattttaagtttttgagcgttcctgatgaaggtaaatcaagaaaagcttCGGACGCAAGACGtttttaaagcattatttgcAAAATACAATGCAACCCAATGACTACATATTGTCTGAATAGTTTTTTCCCCTTTATGTCTTGTATGCCAGTAATGTGGATACATAAACGTGTGTCATTTGTCGTCATTGTATTCAATTAATCGTGTAACGATGATTTCAACACAATTAATGCATTCACTATAATAGTGATTTTTTTAACAACTCGAAGCATATAATCATATGACACTCACAGTATTATGGTGAACGTTTCAACGATATATACATTAAATATCCGGTCTGAACATATCAGCTAACACCATGCGGTTATAACCATAAGCATTCTTGCCCATACTCATATGGGTTGGAACATTTATGCATCTAAGCTATAATAATGATTATGATTTATTagataaatcatttttaaattacTGAAAGAGAAACATTAAATGTACATTCGTTCGCATTTTTGGCAACACGCATATCCTTACAAAGAAGGTTAACATTCTGCCTTGAAACTGGAACAGTCACCTGTAAATTACGCACTTTACTGCGATCCTGATgttaaacaactttaaattacaatttgtatCATAATTTAACATACACACGAATACAAAATCACACCCTTATCCCTACACACGCACACACACACACCCATTCTAATGGTTTaatactgaatatttttttttatatcaggattGATACGATTAGTTGATGGTCTGAATATAGATAGTGGAAGGTTAGAAATCTTTAGATATGGTAAATGGCGAACAGTCTGTGACCATGAATTTCACGAAAATGAGGCAATTGTCGTATGTAGAAGTCTTCAATTTAATGTTCGGTAAGTGCAATTCATAATGTCGGTATGCTTACATTGGGGGAGAAaatgtttactcgcgtagtggtattaaccatttgtgaattctaaaaaaatataaggAATTTTTGGATAATTTAAAATCTCGCTATTTTTCTGTAATTAGctttatcaaaacttttgattttgcaacCCTGTATAccccattccccatgtgaaattgaaaaatcacttaaaagaaataatccacgatgcctttcaacataaacaTTGTAGCATACGCTGTGAATTTActactttgggataccataaggaATATTTTGTTTATACACAAGTGTAAAATATAACActcagaggaacaagtgatcagtatgctggagtttcttatcgacaatatatttgttgaatttggatgtagacttttcaacaaattgtcggcattcctatgggaacgaactctGCGCctcttctttatatttttctaatactacttatactgttttgtctgttttgtgATATCCATTTCACGTGGCTCGTGCATCCCGTAATTGTGTTGGTTGtaatatctttcatttttgctagaCTAAGTGTGCTTTGTCTATGGTGTTCGTGTGACTTTTCgcgtttctttgatacatatgacatgGCTCTGTAGTTTGAATATCCCGCcggtatgttattgttctattataatgttTGCATACTTAGAACGACACAATTATTTGACATCTCTAAAGTTGATGGTAATCCAGCCATTCGGTCACAtgattcaaaatatttcaatcctttatggaaTGATTTAACAaaccaaaataaaatacaaaaataagtaagCAATGGACGTGATTTGATATATGctttttgttcttcttttaaaatatgtagatataggaagatgtggtgtgagtgccaatgagacaactttccatccaaataaaaattttaaaaagtaaaccatcatctaggtcaatgtacggacttcaacacggagccttggatcacaccgaacaacaagcctataaagggccccaaaattactagtgtaaaactattcaaacgggaaaaccaacggtttgtTTCTGTTCTGATTGAGATGTTAACACGGTGATGACTGGTGTACcccttttttgacaattttacctattactAGTATGTCTGTTTTCTTCTCtgatcgttgtcaatataatggaatttgactGTAATACAAGTGTTTAGCACTATAAATTATGTTCAATCCACCAtcttttagtgattttactttttttaggtTCAGGGATTGCATTGGTAATATATGCTTCTTTTATCTAATCTAGTGCAAGACATCCACTAAAGTTTCTATCCGTCCAGAATATGATATATGTATATGTCAGGTGTCATGTCGTATTCCCATGTTTTTGTACCAAAGATTTTATCTGGTTCATGATATTTATGagatgtatgttttgtttattttgatactTCGATGTATAACTTTTAGTTATCTAATTAATGTTACCGTTGTCTTAAAagttcttctgattttttttcgatTCGAAATTGAAGGTAATTGGACTTGCATGACATGTGTTAGACAGAGTACTGAATTGGTTGGATATGTTTGAAATTATTGATCAGCATAATGTTGAATATGACAAGCACACGTCATACAGTTTTACTCTTTTGTGCTGTCATTCCAAACTAGTTGTATTGTGTAGTGGTCAAACAACTACATGATAAATGTATCACTGATTGCACATGTCACATACTACCACTTTATCGTTCGATATATCCGAGAAAAGTAGAAGGCAGTGAACAACATAATAGTTCTAATGTAATGCAATCCTAGCGGATgatgaagatataaaaaaaatgtaaccaACGATGCTAGAGGGACATCTAGATTTGGAAGACTTCTTTACATTCGGCCGAAGGTTAAGTTTGTGCCAATGACTACTTTGATGTTGTTAAAACATTTCCTACTCTTTTGATATTATCAATGCAACCATATGACATTGCAGTACCTAGTTGCCTTATCAAGAAATGTTATCCACATTTTCGGAAAGGAGTACTCCGATGATGCGTATTTCTTAGACAAAGAAGGATCATGGTCCGGAAGATTAAAATCGTTAAATAGACTCCTTATATACTGAACGGCAAAATAAACGTCGCAGTAATTTAATGCGAACATAATGGAAGAATAAatgctatattttttattgaatgaaCGTATAAATACCCTTAAGCTTATTAGTTAACCAATTCGCATTATTTCAGTTCATCTACTGTTCATTGATACACTTTTTCACTACCATATCACAGATTTGTTTAATTCAGGTCCTCCATTAGCGTTGAGTACGAGGACGGTCATTTGTACTGTGTGTTGCATTGTGGCGTTCACGTAGACGTTGGGTGGTGCGTACATTGCAGTTAAATGCATTTCCAACGACTTGAAGTCGCTGTCCAGCATTCAAACGTCCTATTGTCTGTTCTCTTTATCGTGGGTTAAGTCGTGGCATCAGTACTGCATCAAATTGATTATGATGACACAAAAACTTCATACCACTAAAATACCCTTAAAGAGGCACGGATTCAACGTGCATCTCATCATCATGAAATATAACTGCGAAACGTGTCCCACGGACCTATCCAGACCACTTTTAGAACGACCAAATTAATTAACGCAGTCAGCCATAACGGATTTTTAAACATAATCTTAGCATCATTTCAAGGTAATTTACCTAAACCAAAaggaaatagatatttttttcaatgcatTTAGGCTTTCGAAAAATACGACGTTTCTTTTGCGGTTCAGTATATATGTAGAATTCAAATTTATCGCGAGTTCAATAGTTATGGTAGATCCCTAATATATGGCAAATGTGACGAGACAAAcgtcaaacaaatcaaatatattgCCGATTTTTGTTTACTCCAAATAAATTGTAGCTTGCGTAATTTTCCCGGGAAAGAGAAAATACACATGTCACAACTGAACTACGCCATATAACATCGTCTCCGTCGCTCACGATTGAGAAACTCATAAGTTTGAAAACAATTCCAGATGAAGGTGTTGCTCTCTTCAATAATTTGCGGATGGTTTAATGGAATATGTGAGCTTATATCAGGAAGAGGGATATGTGCTATACCGGCCGAATGCCGCTTGAAGAAAGAAGTTATATTAAATAGTTAACCTCCTGGAAAAGTTGATGAAATGAAAGATTAATTTACTGAAAACCAATTTGATTCAAATCGAATCAAATAGATGTattaacaatgaaataaatagTATTTATACATTCAAACTGTTTAGTTTTATTCATTCTTTGAAAtacaactttttttgtttttagggCTTTTTAGTTAGTTCAATAAACTTGTTTAAATATGTAACATGCACACattaacaaatgtttatttttatgggGCATATCATTTCAATCTTGAATTCTGTATTACGGTATATGAATTCCCCATTTACGATTTTTGTTTGGTTGCCAACACAGTTTTGGTGaccattatgtatttttttatttcacaaatgtttaaagACACGCTTCCGTTGTCGAACATTTCCACATGTTTAAGACATTTCATTGGTCGTATATGTGCTGCATTGTTTTCCGTTTGCACAAAATCTGCCATAGAattggaaacaacaaaaatgcaCCATACATTAGAAAATTccaaaacttgccatagattaggaatttaaaaaagaattgccATTAATTCGAAATGGCATGACGTCATATTTGCCATAGATTACGATTTGAGTCCTCCATATGCGAGAGAAAACAAATTGGCCTGATTTATAAGacaaacattataaacataaacttaatatGATCAACTTGATCTAAGATTGTCACTGAATACATGTACAGACTTCTTGTTAGGTAAGGCACGTACACAATATGCATATGGCGACATTAAAGATATGGAAGgaaaaaataagtattgttttaTGAAGGAATATATATTTTACGATACAATATTTCAGAAACCCGCTAGTAAAAGCAGGTGCCTATTTTGGCGAGGGAACGGGTGAACAGTATGTTGTTAAACACTGCTCAGGATCTGAAAGTACAATAGATTCCTGTTCTGTCGCACCTGCAATTGGTTTATGCGGAAGTCACTCGAAAGATGTTTCCGTTATATGTAGTGAGTAAATTGGTGTTATTGTTAAACGATAAAGTTGTTAGAATTTGTGTGGCCAGAAAACTTTTCTCTTTTTAAATTCAACAGTAAGATGGAGCTATATGATACCGAAATAACCAAAGAAAGATAGATTTTTACTAGATAtgcgaagatgtggtatgagtgttaatAAGACAATTCTCCAGCCAAGT
It contains:
- the LOC143053648 gene encoding scavenger receptor class A member 5-like, which gives rise to MPTSVRLSGGSKPTEGRVEVFHNGTWGTICDDMFDINDARVLCHTLGFSVADLKLTDGMYGTVLIRHNGVWGTVCDDGFDTNEARVICRMLGYPNQNALQLQGAKFGQGTGKIWMEDLGCGGGESSLFSCSFGGWGNHDCTHTEDAGVACGDSNR